One segment of Castanea sativa cultivar Marrone di Chiusa Pesio chromosome 3, ASM4071231v1 DNA contains the following:
- the LOC142629973 gene encoding ADP-ribosylation factor 2-like, with amino-acid sequence MVHVQIRPLWRHYFQNTQGLIFVVDSNDRDRVVEARDELHRMLNEDELREAVLLVFANKQDLPNAMNAAEITDKLGLHSLRQRHWYIQSTCATSGEGLYEGLDWLSNNIANKA; translated from the exons ATGGTGCATGTACAGATTCGACCTTTGTGGAGACATTACTTCCAAAACACTCAAGGGCTTATCTTCGTGGTTGATAGCAATGACCGTGACCGTGTGGTTGAGGCTAGGGATGAGCTGCATCGGATGTTGAATGAG GATGAATTGAGGGAGGCTGTGCTGCTTGTATTTGCAAACAAGCAGGATCTTCCAAATGCCATGAATGCCGCTGAAATAACTGATAAGCTTGGTCTTCATTCCCTCCGTCAACGCCACTG GTATATCCAGAGCACATGTGCCACTTCAGGGGAAGGGCTGTACGAGGGACTAGACTGGCTTTCCAACAATATTGCTAACAAG GCTTAG
- the LOC142629972 gene encoding uncharacterized protein LOC142629972, whose translation MGTLRASYPFIIVPFPFHAFSSSSSSSSSSSTRTRSCDRKNSNRYQLLKSMRDECKCGSFRNVDDALDMFDKMLHMRPLPTIVDFNHILGAITRMKHYPVVITLFKQMGSSGIAPSRPTLNTLINCFCHLNRVDFGFSVLATILKLGYHPDAITLNTLVKGLCLQGNIAGAMKLVEDMEKKGYQPDAFTCGTILNALCKIGKTDMAIGLLRKLEEGDFELKLGVYNTIIDSLCKDRLVTEALNLLTEMMSKGIQPDLITYNSLIRGLCNFGRWREATTLLNEMAQRKIVPSVRTFNILVDTFCKEGMLIEAKKVFDMMIQRGIDPDIVSYNSLIDGYCLQSKLNNAIEALNMMVERGCSPNVVSYSTLINGFCKNKRIDEAMNLFNEMSNKGVTPDVVTYSTLIGGFFRVERHKAALELFHKMQACGQPPDPQTYAVLLDGLCKNGQVVEAIKVFHEMEDKTLGNNIVIYNILIDGLCNVGNLTVARELFYSLPAKGLQPNVRTYTIMLKGLCKEGLIEEASEIFEKMDGSGCSPNDRTYNTIIQGLLQHNETSKAMKYLKIMVDKGFSANAIVASMLVDLLSSNQVDKNIQEWLHKFV comes from the coding sequence ATGGGTACGCTTCGTGCTTCCTATCCTTTCATTATTGTTCCATTTCCATTTCatgctttttcttcttcttcttcttcttcttcttcttcttctactcgTACTCGAAGTTGTGATAGAAAAAACTCTAATCGGTATCAGTTGTTGAAATCCATGAGAGATGAGTGTAAATGTGGAAGCTTTAGGAATGTTGATGATGCGTTAGacatgtttgataaaatgcttcaCATGCGCCCTTTGCCTACCATTGTGGACTTTAATCACATTTTGGGTGCCATTACAAGAATGAAGCATTACCCAGTAGTCATTACTCTATTTAAACAAATGGGCTCGTCTGGAATTGCTCCCAGTCGTCCGACTCTCAATACTTTGATTAATTGCTTCTGCCATTTGAACCGGGTAGATTTTGGGTTCTCTGTCTTAGcaacaattttgaaacttgGTTATCACCCAGATGCTATTACTCTAAACACCCTTGTCAAGGGTCTCTGTCTTCAAGGTAACATTGCTGGAGCTATGAAGTTGGTAGAAGATATGGAGAAGAAAGGGTATCAACCTGATGCATTTACTTGTGGAACGATACTAAATGCTCTGTGTAAGATTGGTAAGACTGATATGGCTATTGGGTTGCTCAGGAAATTGGAAGAAGGAGATTTTGAGCTTAAATTAGGGGTGTATAACACAATCATTGATAGTTTATGTAAGGATAGGTTGGTTACTGAGGCCTTGAACCTTTTGACTGAAATGATGAGTAAAGGCATTCAGCCGGACCTTATCACTTACAATTCCTTAATTCGAGGCCTATGCAATTTTGGTAGGTGGAGAGAAGCTACTACTTTGTTGAACGAGATGGCACAGAGGAAGATCGTGCCAAGTGTGAGGACCTTTAACATATTGGTGGACACATTTTGCAAAGAGGGGATGTTGATAGAGGCgaaaaaagtttttgatatGATGATTCAAAGAGGTATTGATCCTGACATAGTCTCTTATAATTCTTTAATTGATGGATACTGTTTGCAAAGTAAATTGAACAATGCCATTGAAGCATTGAACATGATGGTTGAGAGGGGTTGTTCACCTAATGTTGTTAGCTATAGCACATTGATTAAtggattttgtaaaaataaaagaattgatgaGGCAATGAATCTCTTTAATGAAATGTCCAACAAGGGAGTAACTCCTGATGTTGTGACTTACAGCACTCTTATAGGTGGGTTTTTTCGAGTGGAGAGACACAAGGCTGCTCTAGAACTATTCCATAAGATGCAGGCTTGTGGCCAACCTCCAGATCCCCAAACTTATGCTGTCTTGTTGGATGGCTTGTGTAAGAATGGACAAGTTGTTGAGGCAATAAAAGTGTTTCATGAGATGGAAGACAAAACGTTGGGCAACAATATTGTGATTTATAACATTTTGATTGACGGTTTGTGTAATGTCGGGAATCTTACAGTTGCAAGAGAACTCTTTTATAGTCTACCTGCAAAAGGATTGCAACCCAACGTTCGAACTTACACCATAATGCTCAAAGGGCTTTGCAAAGAGGGATTGATAGAAGAAGCAAGTGAGATATTTGAGAAAATGGATGGGAGCGGTTGTTCACCTAACGATCGCACATACAACACAATAATCCAAGGGTTACTGCAACACAATGAGACATCAAAGGCAATGAAATATCTCAAAATAATGGTTGACAAGGGTTTTTCAGCAAATGCGATAGTTGCAAGCATGTTGGTTGACTTGCTGTCATCTAATCAAGTAGATAAGAACATTCAAGAATGGCTTCACAAGTTTGTGTGA